DNA sequence from the Liolophura sinensis isolate JHLJ2023 chromosome 1, CUHK_Ljap_v2, whole genome shotgun sequence genome:
ACACCGAAAATTCCACGACATAAATAAAACCTTTTTAGGTCAAGTAAATATATGGAAGCTCATGTGTAATTTAGAAGCAAAACTGAGAAGAGCAAGatacaataacaataatatgtatatatcaggcAGCATGTGTTCCTCTTATCATTATTGTTGCATACCACATCGTCATACTATTATCTTCATTGTAATCAATCCACACAAGCTGAACACTACCTGAACACAAGCTGAACACTAGCTGAACAAATGACAGGGGTTTAGTAATTTATAAACGTTTAGCCCACAAGTTCAAGGCCAAGAAATCATGAAGATGAGAGATTGTGGGCTGCTTTTGTACAAATCAAGCGATCCAATAAGCCCTCCCAATGCTcactgagatatcaaaagtgacCACATGGGCCATagagactatataccagaatatatcAACTGAACATTGGTATCATAATTTGAGATAAGAGTTTCTTGAGAATTTCTGTCCCACATGAcactcaactgtttggtacttgtgtcaactgctggtACCTCATATTATAATACCTCATTATAATAAATATCCATCACCTGATTCACTGACAATCTGCTATTTGAGAACTTTCGTTTCGTATAAGAATCTCGAATCTCATGTACAAGTCATATTGGATAACAACCCGGGTTCtggaaatgttatgaaatcggatccaaatagtagCGGCGTCTCCGAGTTCAGGGGAGAGAATCCTAATTGGTTCATTCATTTAACAAACTTCGCTCGTCACGTTAAATATTGAACAGGATTAAATTGAGTGAATGGTGTCGCACTTATAGGTACCTTTATACTTGACGAGAAGACATCATAAGAAATgaaagcacataagacaaatacaaaaattgAATCGCTACAGTAATGTggtgaaaataacatttttggaagagaaaaaaaataacatggtgaaaaaaagaTTTGGGGAAAGAGAAAATATCCCGAGTTTAGAAGTTGGGGCCCCGACTTAATTGGCCCGTCACAGGTCGTTTGCCAGCTAATATGCAGCCACCGACGAGCATCTCTCActgataaatgcatgttttgATTAGGGTCTTGCCAAGAGACaaataacttttattttaaatcaagAATGAGGGTCACAATGTCTACACAGGTCAATTccagtttgtttacaaacaaatattCTCAGCTGCTGCAGTACTTATGAActtcgtgtacatgtacgactttgCTTGACCGGCACGACTAGGTCTACGCAGAGCCAGTGACGTATTGAAAGAATAAAATAGTACACCCCTTTTGACCGGCTTGATTTAGGCGGGTAATGCATTTCCTAATATCAACGAGGCAGCTTATTAACAAACAGATTTCAAAGAGACTTTTATggactaaataaatataaaatacaaatacagcgTGCAGCCCCGTCCTTACTTAGCATAGTTGAGTCAATCTCTACTACAACTTGATCCAACCAGGGTGGAACTACGGCAAGCTATACTATATATACGATAGGACCTAAGGCCTTAACGTTATTTCAGATACATGTCTGACCACGTCTGTGATAAGTTTTAATCTTATCGTATTTACTCGGTCGAGTGTTTACTTTATTAGTAATAACCTCAGTTTGTTGGAGGTTACACTAAAAATCGTGTTGGCGTTCCTCGTCGTCTAACTGAGAAAGTATCATTTGCAGGCGACACCTGCTCTTCAGGTGATTTCTGGTATGTTCGGACCAAGTGGAAAAGACACTGCGGTACATATACGCCTCCCTATGAATGTGTATAATTTTAATTCCGTTTTCTCACGGAGTTTCTCACGCATGGCACTTTCACTGAATTCAAGTAGCACTTTAATTGTCTAGTTTAAGGTTTACCAAGAATCAGATTGTCTACATGTCTACAGATAGGTCTACATGCAGGTTACATGCaggttacatgcatgtagcataTATTACACAAAAGCAGGCCTGCATTCAAGACCAACACGCAGCTAATCCCTCTGATTCTTCAACGGGTGCCGTGTAGGCCTACCTAATATGTAGGCATTCACACAGGCCCACCGTATACCTAATATGTAGGCACTGACTCAGGCCCACATATGTGGATTTAAAACCAGTGCAGAAAGGCTTTATAAGTGTTAAATAAGGGCATTGCTTTACCTCTTTGTTCCCGGTTGACTTGGGTATGGGTAGTGCTAAGCGGGTAGGGCCCCAAGTTGACAGCCCCAGACTAGTGTTTGTGGTGGTTACCTCATTCCCCGTTACGTTTTCGCGCTGTGAACCTTCTTTTCGCTGTGGACCTGAGTAAGTGGGTATCCATAATGTAAGGTAATCAAGGTCATGGACTGAATGATATCACCAGGCAAAATGGACGGTAGGGAATTCCAGGTAGTGTCGCCTATTATAATTTACACTTAAGTACGAGCAGCGCTCAAgcatttatatgtactgtactgtgagTGTACACTTAATCGAGTGACTGGGTCTGTCTGACCTTGCGCACGAAAAGAAGGCAGTTCACCACCCGGTAAGAAGTATACTAAGTCGGCTTTCGTTATGGTCTGAAAGACTTTGAATATTGTGCACCAACAGGGTTACGAGGTAGGAAGCAGTACTCAGAAGCTGTGATGTCTAATTTAGTTTGTTCACAATGGGTGCGTTTAGCGTCCTTTATCGCTATGGTTACTttgaaggggagacaactgtatgcgcctatacatgtaggttgcaTGGAAGCTCTGATAGATATCATAATATCGCTAACCCCATTTGCTCTATAAGTTCTAACACAAAAAGGCAAGCCTACTTCCTATTTCTAGACTGGGTCACGAGATAAAGAATGTTAACAATCAACATGGCGTAGATGTAGCTGTGTGGTTTGACTCAACGTTTTGAAATAGCACACTGGGTTCATCTAGATGGACTGGATAGGCAGGGGCTTTTTATGTAACCAATACCGATACTGATTTTGTAACATAGCttacaacagaaacaaatgttttaagcCTTCTTGACAACGTAGCaaccttttttttaattgatttattaatttatttattgggccTATTGTTATACGTAATCTCACCATATTAACGTTATTTTTTTAAGTCGTTTATCATTTTTAGTCGtagtaatattattattattactactatTTCAACTACTTCAACTACTCCTTCTTATCTTTCGTTGATCTTTTTATATCATACGCACCTAGTCAGATGTCTAGCGAAGATAACTGGTTTACTTCGAGCACATCGCTTTACACCATTCTTGAGTGCGTCGTTAAATACCAGTCagctaagtaaataaataaatagactagAATTCCgtatgttctgtttttttttcacactggcTATTTTATGTGCCTCTATTGCAATTACAtgtgataaaaacaaatgtcataaGTTGACATTAAGGCGAAATGTTGAGTTCAGCCAACTGTTACACTGGTATGCTATATACGGAAGACGTCACGTCAGTTTGTATTTAATGTTCAAACTGTGGCTAGACCcacagttttattattattagtcgtagtaatattattattattattacgaCCCAGTCAAATAGCACCTCGACCCCAGCGTGCCAGTGCAATTTCAACACGTTCTTTAATTGTCTCTACTATCTTagtttgcagttttatgaataCTCTTACTAGCTGGAGGTAGACCTGTATAGAGGATGTTGAGAACGGAGAGACGCAGATCATCACAGGATGGCCGCAGTGACGAGGCAAGTCTCCGGACGCGAGTTAAAGAGGTAAAATAGTATTGGCCACTCAAGACGGGAAATATTTACTGaatattgttattataattTCCTCTTCGAATAACTAGTCGCATACATGTGATTAATGGTTTAGAAGTAATTGCCATCTTCgctttgtaaaacttttttcttttgttgaatATTATTTCAAAGTAagctatattttttgtttttcatttacaaagGTATTGTATCGTTTTAAAGAACAAATCACATGCATGTTAAACCATTTCATAATATTTGTAATCACTTCTCTTTCCGGTTTGGTGTACTGTACACAGTTGGAAAGAGAAGTTGTGACACTCAAGAAACGGTTAGATGAGCTGAGAAAAGCTAAGAACACTACCGTACTGAAGCGCGAGAGAGAGGTACTGGAAGTTGGCGTTCCATTCACTAAAAGGTGTGTGCTTCCAGGATTTCTACTCTTATAGCTTGTTACAGGGTAACCAAGGGCGTACCATGCACAGTGTTCAGGCCATGCTACGAAACACCCTTGTTAGGCCCCTTAGCAGACGACAGACCGGATGTGTCCTATTGCTGTAAattttacattgatttattgatctCTTTGACCTTGTTTTAAGGCCatagacaatatacatgtgtcacaTATGCGACTTATACTGTCAGGTtgatggatggaggaaatctAACATATAGAAATGCATGACCTTTTTAGTTAGTCAAGTTTCAGCCAAGCTGGTCGATCTTGCTGGCTTCCGCACATGGGATGGTatggcagcaacttgcggatggtcgtaggtttcccccgggctctggccggtttcctcccactatagtactggttgccatcgtgtaagtgaaatataaacggcgtaaaacactaatcaaaaaaaataaataaatccttgtcatctttttctttatttattttcacagactTAATTTAAATATCTTTTCAGGGAGACAAAACCTGTTCACCCTGGTGATCAAAAAATGGATGAATTGCAGAAGAAGTTGGACCAATTGAAATTAGACAGAGAGAAAGAAATGGCCGAAATCCGCAACAAATTTGCGGCAGATGTGGAAGAACTGAAAAAGCAAAACACTTCCGTaaagatacatttatttttagatttaaaGAAACTTGTATACCTCTCGGATCTTGGAATGTCAACCTCATTCTTGCTCTCTTATCTGTGGCATTTTTGTTAAGAAATGTTTGTTATGCTTGCTAAGGTAAAGTGGATAGATCATGACTCTTCACTGTTTACTCCACTCCTcatatgtatatgaaatattctacagtatGATTAAAAACAcgccaaaataaataaatattgccagTTCCGATGAGAGACCTGTAAACTCCTCCATAGCCCTGTAATTTTTCCTATTCGTCTATGATCGCCTTATTAGACATGTTGGTCAAAAATTCGCAAGTACTGGTGTTTACCCCCAATTAAATAAACGAATGAATAATATTCATCGAATTGTATTTAGCAACATTTTCGTGTGTATCCAGGttaaaagaagaagaaagatTCTCCACTTAAACTCCTACGATTGAAATTTTTCACTACCAGTAGCCATATTTAACCAGTTTATGCTTGATTCTGTCTTGTAGCTCGACTGTGGCCACGAAAGAGAGCTGGCATCCCTCAGGGAGCGAGTGTGCGCGCTGGAGGCTGAGAATGCGGCGGTACTGCTGGAGAATGCTGAGTGCAAGGAACAGCTGGGAGGCTTGGTGACCGAGCTCAGCGTGAAGGAGGCTCACTGGTGTGAGATGGAGGAGAAGTACAAACTGGAGGTGAGATGCAGTCACTCTAACGTCATTAGTTATTACGCCAACATGATAGACGCAAATAAATCCGTTAAATGTGCTGGAAGTACTATGCATTCTTACGTGTCATGATCAGAAAGTTTTGCAGTCTAATTTCAAGCCGCCTGACCTATCATCAACAAACGTTACACTACCAATTATACAACTTTAACGAGTTAACGAGTTTTGCTCTAGTTAAATGTGTATTTGCTTCTTAACAAATCCGTGTATATACCTGTAGATGTTCATTGATGTTTGAATGATTAGAACAaaagttcgaaactgcagttTTAGTACAATCATACAAAAAATTCAGAAGGcttttctccacatcagaacatTCAGGTTTTCACTCATGATTATTCATTAAGTATTCTTTTACTGGGTACGTTTGATTCGAGCATATTGAATCATTTACGATAGACTATATTGTTCCTATGGGCAAATACTATTACCACAATCATTATGAATCGTTTTGGTTGAAAATGGCGTAATTATTTCCggacatttgttttttttatttaagttgAAAACTTCGTGGGGAGCTAAGTATGCAGAGTGGATGTCGGCTACGGAGCGCAAGATACAAGATTTACAAGCgacaaatgaaattttgtaaGTGTTGGAACCTCCATTAAAGTAAGGAGCCCGAGGTTTGGGGTATAATGTGTGAAGATTTGAAGAGGGAGCTTACCTGCACAGACAAATGCGTAGTTTGCGTGTATTTGCAAGGTCTTACGAAAGTGCATACCAAAACAGGACTGGGTTACCACAAAAAATATAGGAGCAagaaatttaaagtgaaaaatataaattattttcagaCAAATTCATTTGCTGATTTGCTACAAAAGGTATTTTGCAAAGccatataaaacaaacaaaatctaaTACTGGGTGAGGTGCTTGTCATTGAGTCAATAGAGGAAAAGAGGTATCGAAGTGAGTCTCGCAACATGGCTATATCGTTGCCTCACTATATCGCTGCCTCGCTGCCTTACTGCCTCATTAACTCGCCACCTCGCCTTGTGCTACAAAGGGCCGGGCAGCAAGGTAAAGAGGCTACCTCACCCCCATCTCTACTTCTGTACCTTGCTACCCCTTTATGTTGCTACTTCTTTACCTCGCTACCCTTtatctcgctacctcgctgcctgtTACTTCGTCCTTTACAATACAGAGTGAGGCAGCCTGGTAACGATGTAGCCAAAGGTCCATGTTCTGTAGTACATAATGCTGTCACCTGTAGCTTGTTTCACTTAGGCCTAAATCCGACACTGTACAGCACTGTGTTCTTGAATGTAGTACACTGGCGAATTGTCTCAAATCACTGGATAAAACGTGTATATTGTGAAGCAACACGTCGATATGGTCGAGTGGTCTGATTCTCCTGTTTAGTATACCTTTTCTAGCTTGATTATTGGGGTCTAGTTATCAAATCCAGATCTTATTGTCTAACCTTTGGTGTTACCCCTAAGTAAAGCCAGCCTTGCCATACATCTGGTGTGATGCCATAAACCCTTCTTGACGAGTGGAACATCCGAGCGAAATATCGTCACATCTAAACATTTTCAGAGGTCCTTTTCAAAGTGAGTTTGAGAAAATCGATTCTGTGACTTAAAATATAAATCCCCTGAACCGAACTTACCCATGGTCTAACCTTTACCTGGCCCCTAAGGTATGGCATGCATGGTTACTTGAATGTAAGTCTGAATTAACTCTTTTACCACAGGCGGGGTTATCTGAAGATGCACGCCCCTGAGGGAAGGGATCCGTCTGGACAAGATCCAGCATAGAGCAAAGGACATTCTCCACTAGCAATTTCCCAAGAGGGAGGTAACTCCCAGTGCTGAAAAATGACAGGTATCTAGACAGTTATATCGTGACGGTGGTGTACAGTGTGACGTTACAAATACTTTTGGAAATACTGGCAGGATCATGAACGGAGGAAAAAATCTTGACGAACaaccagtgagtgagtgagtgattggggttttatcgtcgtacataacaatttttcggtcttatgacgacaaaggaatccttagagtacatgtaatgtgcctccttccaCGGCCCTcttatctactgctgcttcactcagacgccttaccgaaggcaggtaagtCGCcacacccgagccattatactcatacgggtcaacagttcgttgcactgtccccttcatgctgaatgccaagcgaggaagttacgactttctcttttaaggtcttaggtgtgactcgacccaggattgactctggatctacatctcccgaagcagacgctctaccaagtaTGCTATCGGGGTGGGTAACAGCCAGTGAATTATAAATCTGTAAGCTTCAAGCCACCCCTAACAGTGTTGATAtatagtctacatgtacttcgCTTGCAGTCATTTCAAGTCCACTTGACTCTGTAATATGTTGAATCTTAATGTCAGAATGCTTACCGGAAATTTTCTGGACAAAAAGCAGATTGCAGTAACAGGAAGTGATCGCCGAACCTTGATGTTTAAGTCTAAGTACTAAGGACAATCCATCCTCAGGGGTTGTGTTATGTGTAATAAGTGTACAAGTAGGTATAGGTTTATGTTATGTATGACATACAATTAAAGATCATCAATTTCATCAAAAGCTTGTGGTAGATGTTGTACGTATATTTAAGTCAGACTACATGACATGCTCGTTATTATAGGACGAAAAGTGAAACATGAGTTATGTATTACGACGGAGAGATACTCTTGGATTGCAGCGTCCATGAGTCCGAACAGGCCTTACTTGAAACGTGGTGTATAATGTAAGGCGTATAGAGGGCGGTAGTTCACGTGTGGCCTACACATTGGTTCACCAGGTGCACATTGCGATTACAGACCTTTAGAGCGATAGATTTCTGCGACTGTCAGTCCACTAACCACCGAGGTTGCGGGTTCGAATCCATTTCGAGTAGTTCAGAAAGTTTCCCATTGTATTATAGTTGATCCATTTAATCTTAACACCAATCTCATCCCAATACAAAGTACATggtactttagtctggactaaagttaatacctgGATTAAGTCCTAATACACTTGTGAACAATTGGGCCCTTGATGATGAATAAAAACCAGCAAAATCCTAGAACTGACTCGATCAACTCCGGTTGTTGAAACGCCTAGGTATATTGATTTGTAAGCTGCATTGTTGTAACTGGTAAGACAGACTTCGTGGACCAAACTCGCTATTACTTATAAGTTTCCAAAACTTTGTATATTAATGTGACCCTAGCAACCGTCCATATTCGTGAATGGAAATAGGGGAAGGACCGACTCGACGCTTTAAGTAAAACTATATACAAAGCGTCTCAGTAATACTCGCATATGTATGAAGATGCCATAGCCTGTACCGTAGTCCTTATGAGCCTAACATACCTTTTATACTACTATACTGAAGCCTTACCGATGTTCATATAATACGATATACTAAACCGTGACTGACACTTTTGTGTCAGAATGCGTATAGTTTATGCACTAAATGTAGTTGGACTTTCAATGACAGAAGTTTGCACTGTAACAGGATTATGTTGTACACAAGCTAAATAATGTTCACAGCAATCCTGAAAGCAGCAATATAGCCTGGGAAAGAAACAATAGATTACATTTAGTCCTGTAGATTTTTCTAGAGCCACCAAGAAGAACTGCTTAATAGGAATCCGGCAGTTCGTAGACGCCATCTTGTAAAGGTAGGTACTGCAAATATATGGAGGGAAAACTTTCTTTAGAAAAAACATGCAGTAAATAACCattccagtacatgtattccccTAAGAGGAGATATTTGTCTGACAATTTAGGTTTCCACGGGGTAACCAAACTTCTTTACTGGGGGATACTACACATACAATCCAAGTTCCCAGGGCGTAGCCAAACTAATACTCTCCTCCGGGTGGAGGGGGTGGAGGGCGGGCGATATTACACATACACTCACTGTTACCAAGGGATAATCAGTGAAACACTTTTTTAATGATGGATACTGGTATTTTACATGTTATCAGGGGATAACCAAACGAATGCTCTCCTTCTCGGGGAATATTACCCATAAAATCAGGATTGCTAGGGGATAATCAGTCAAATACTTTCCTTATGGGTATATTACACGTGTTATTAGGGGATAGACGAAGTAATACTTTCCTAATGCATATGCCTTTCAGCGATAGTTAAATTAATACTCTCCTAATGGGAGATATCACACTTGTTATCAGGGGACCGCCAAACTATTACTTTCTTAAGGGAGGGTATCACACATATTATCAGAGGACAGCCAAACTATGTCTTTCTTAAGGGAGGGTATCACACATGTTATCAGGGGACAGCCAAACTATTACTTTCTTAAGGGAGGGTATCACACATGTTATCAGAGGACAGTCAAACTATTACTTTCTTAAGGGAGGGTATCACACATGTTATCAGGGGACAGCCAAACTATTACTTTCTTAAGGGAAGGTATAACACACGTTATCAGGGGAGAGTCAAACTATTACTTTCTTAAGGGAGGGTATCACACATGTTATCTAAGGACAGCCAAACTATGTCTTTCTTAAGGGAGGGCATCTCACATGTTATCAGAGGACAGTCAAACTATTACTTTCTATAGGGAGTGTCTCGCACATATTATCTAAGGACAGTCAAACAATTACTTTCTTAAGGGAGGGTATCACACATGTTATCGGGCGACAGCCAAACCATTACTTTCTTAAGGGAGGGTATCACATGTTATCAGTGTACAGCCAAACTATAACTTTGTTAAGGGAGGGTATCACTCATGTTATCAGGGGACAGCCAAACTGTTACTTTCTTAAGAGAGTGTATCACACATGTTATCACGGGACAGCCTAACTGTTACTTTTTAAGGGAGGGTATCACACATGTTATCAGGGTACAGCAAAGCTATTACCTTTCTAATGGGGGATTATCACACATGTTATCAGCGGACAGTTAAACTAATACTTGTCTAACGGGTGATATTACCCACACACTAAGGGATCACTGTATActgtttctgttaaatttatttatttatttgattggtgttttacgacgtacttgAGATTATTtaacctatacgacggcggccagcattatcgcgGGAGGATATCGGGTGCTACCGTTATAGGAAGATGGATATCAATCTGATGTCATTCTGTTGAACTGTTATAGGGAACGCCAGCTGTAAATCAGGGAATCCTGGAATAGCACAAGAATACACTGTGTTTGTCTACTTGCCGATAATGGTGCCACTGTTATAGGGAACGCTACCTGTAAATCAGGGAATCCGGGAATAACACAAGAATACACTGTGTTTGTCTACTTGCCGATAATGGTGCCACTGTGATAGGGAACGTCACCTGTAAATCAGGGAATCCTGGAATAACACAAGAATACACTGTGTTTGTCTACTTGCCGATAATGGTGCCACTGTTATAGGGAACGCCACCTGTAAATCAGGGAACCCGGGAATAACACAAGAATACACTGTGTTTGTCTACTTGCCGATAATGGTGCCACTGTGATAGGGAACGTCACCTGTAAATCAGGGTATCCGGGAATAACACAAGAACACAATGTGTTTGTCTACTTACCGGTACAAAAGGGatcgaatgaatgattatggtttaacgccacatcggcagtatttcagccatatcgtggcgacaaaAGGGATTGATGCGGGTCTGATGTCAGCCTGGTATACTGTTATAGGCAACGTTACCTGTTAATCACAGTATCCGGGGATAGCACAAGAACACACCTGTGTTTCTCTACTTACCGACAGAAGAGGGATGGTAGTCTGTTTGTTGTACTGTCATAGAGTAAGTTGCCTGTAAATCCGGGTATCCGAGGATAACACAAGAACACACCTGTGTCTGTCTATTTACCGATACAGGAGGATGGATAATGGTCAGGTGTCCGTCTGGTGTACTGTTATGTGTCTGTCTACTAACCGACAGAGGAGTGATTAACACTTGTTAACACTTACTTACCGATAGATGAGGGATGGATGTCGGTCTTGTGTTAGTTTGGTGTACTGTTTTACGCAACATTACCTGTAAGTCAGGGTATTCGGGGATAACACAAGAAACACCTGTGTTTGTCTACTAAGAAATGGAGAAGGCATCAACAGTTCTCCGATATCAGCCTACTGCACTGTAATAGGGAACGTTTCTTGTAAATCAGGGTATGTGGGGATAACACAAGAACACACCTGTGTATGTCTACTTACCTGTAGAGGAGGGATGGATGTCGGTCTGATGTCAGTCTTGTGTACTGTTATAGGGAACGTTACCTGTAAATTAGGGTATCCCTGAGTCACACAAGAACACATCTGTGTGTCTTTGTTTACTTATCGGTAGAGGAAGGATGGGTGTCGGTCTGATGTCAGTCTGGTTTActgctatattttttttttgtttcattggtgttttatactgtactcaagagtgcttcacttatacgacggcgggcagcattacagtgtgaggaaaccgggtagagcccagaggaaacccacgaccatgcataggctgctgacagaccttctaacttacggccggaaaggaggcctgcatgagctgcacttgaactcgaccgcattggtgagaggctcctgggacattaTGCTGCCCTAGCGCGGTAAagcgctaaaaaaaaaacaactgagtctcgggtggggggggggccGTACTGCTATAAAGAACGTTACCTGTACATCAAGGTATCCGGGCATAACACCAGAACACACCTGTGTCGGTCTCCATACCGATAGAGGATGGATTAAGAGTTGTCTGATGTCAGTCTGGTGTAATGTGATAGGGAACGTTACCTGTAAATCTGGTTATCCGGGAAT
Encoded proteins:
- the LOC135461667 gene encoding kinesin-like protein KIF3A — encoded protein: MLRTERRRSSQDGRSDEASLRTRVKELEREVVTLKKRLDELRKAKNTTVLKREREVLEVGVPFTKRETKPVHPGDQKMDELQKKLDQLKLDREKEMAEIRNKFAADVEELKKQNTSLDCGHERELASLRERVCALEAENAAVLLENAECKEQLGGLVTELSVKEAHWCEMEEKYKLELKTSWGAKYAEWMSATERKIQDLQATNEILRGYLKMHAPEGRDPSGQDPA